In a genomic window of Planctomycetaceae bacterium:
- a CDS encoding biotin/lipoyl-containing protein, protein MTKKVNFMCTAFRDGFQSVYGARVFTKDFLPAVEATRDAGITWFEAGGGARFQSLYFYCNEDAFDMMDAFRGAAGPDANLQTLARGVNVVGLDSQSGDIIKLHAELFKKHGMTTIRNFDALNDVNNLIYSGRCIVEAGLKHQVCVTLMELPPGCTGAHDAGFYADTLQQILDADIPFDAVCFKDASGTAVPAKVYDTIARARKMLPSDAFIHFHTHETAGVSVLAYKAALDAGADAIDLSMAPCSGGTCQPDILVMWHALRGSEYDLGVDIEKVREAEEVFKECMKDYFLPPEATAVEPLIPWSPMPGGALTANTQMLRDNGIMEKYPEIIKAMSDVVRKGGYGTSVTPVSQFYFQQAFNNVMFGPWKKIAEPYGQMVLGYFGKTPVAPDPEVVELASKQLGKKPTTRSPLEMNDEDPNKGVEAAGKVLADAGLPVTDENIFIAATCREKGIRFLKGEAEVGVRKVDRAAAAAAPQVTPSSGRRQPAEYTVTVDGKDYFMAFEGNMATINGKVFRVGIRNVESRDGAQEENGKAAQVTSVKSQMPGSVFKVLVSPGDRVSEGQAVLILEAMKMEMEVASPVAGTVASVNVKVGEQVTTGQVLASING, encoded by the coding sequence GTGACAAAGAAGGTCAACTTCATGTGTACGGCGTTCCGTGACGGATTCCAGTCCGTCTACGGAGCCCGTGTTTTCACAAAGGATTTTCTTCCGGCAGTAGAGGCGACTCGCGACGCCGGCATCACCTGGTTCGAAGCCGGAGGCGGCGCCCGCTTTCAGTCACTCTACTTCTACTGCAACGAAGACGCCTTCGACATGATGGACGCCTTCCGCGGTGCCGCCGGTCCGGATGCAAACCTGCAGACTCTGGCACGCGGAGTCAATGTTGTGGGACTGGATTCGCAGTCCGGCGATATCATCAAACTGCATGCCGAGCTGTTCAAAAAACACGGCATGACAACCATCCGGAATTTTGATGCTCTGAACGATGTCAACAATCTCATCTACAGCGGCAGGTGCATTGTTGAAGCCGGACTGAAGCACCAGGTCTGCGTGACACTGATGGAACTGCCGCCGGGCTGCACGGGTGCTCACGACGCCGGTTTTTATGCCGACACACTGCAGCAGATTCTGGACGCGGACATTCCCTTCGACGCCGTGTGTTTCAAGGACGCTTCCGGAACCGCCGTGCCCGCAAAGGTCTATGACACGATCGCGCGAGCCCGCAAAATGCTGCCGTCCGATGCGTTCATCCACTTCCATACTCACGAAACCGCAGGTGTCAGCGTGCTGGCGTATAAAGCGGCCCTGGACGCGGGAGCCGACGCGATTGACCTGTCCATGGCGCCGTGTTCCGGTGGCACATGCCAGCCCGATATCCTGGTGATGTGGCATGCTCTGCGAGGTTCCGAATATGACCTTGGCGTCGATATTGAAAAAGTCCGCGAGGCCGAAGAAGTCTTCAAAGAGTGCATGAAGGATTATTTCCTGCCGCCGGAAGCCACTGCCGTGGAACCGTTGATTCCCTGGAGCCCCATGCCCGGAGGAGCGCTCACCGCCAATACTCAGATGCTGCGCGACAACGGGATCATGGAAAAGTATCCGGAAATCATCAAAGCGATGAGCGACGTGGTGCGCAAAGGCGGCTACGGAACATCCGTTACTCCGGTGTCGCAGTTCTATTTCCAGCAGGCCTTCAACAATGTGATGTTCGGCCCCTGGAAAAAAATCGCCGAACCCTATGGGCAGATGGTGCTGGGATATTTCGGAAAGACTCCCGTTGCTCCCGATCCTGAAGTCGTCGAACTGGCATCGAAGCAGCTTGGAAAGAAACCGACAACGCGGTCCCCGCTGGAAATGAATGACGAGGATCCGAACAAGGGCGTGGAAGCCGCAGGAAAAGTGCTGGCTGACGCCGGACTGCCCGTCACTGACGAAAACATCTTCATTGCCGCGACCTGCCGCGAAAAAGGCATCCGGTTCCTGAAGGGCGAAGCGGAGGTCGGCGTCCGAAAAGTCGACAGGGCCGCCGCCGCAGCCGCACCGCAGGTCACGCCATCCTCTGGAAGACGCCAGCCCGCCGAATACACCGTAACGGTCGATGGCAAAGATTACTTCATGGCCTTCGAAGGCAATATGGCCACGATCAACGGAAAAGTATTCCGCGTCGGCATCAGAAATGTGGAGTCGCGCGATGGTGCCCAGGAAGAAAACGGCAAGGCCGCTCAGGTCACGTCCGTGAAATCTCAGATGCCGGGGTCCGTGTTTAAGGTCCTGGTCAGCCCCGGAGATCGCGTGTCGGAAGGCCAGGCTGTGCTGATTCTGGAAGCCATGAAGATGGAAATGGAAGTCGCTTCACCCGTCGCGGGAACAGTCGCTTCCGTCAACGTCAAAGTCGGCGAACAGGTGACGACTGGCCAGGTGCTGGCGTCCATTAACGGATGA
- a CDS encoding sodium ion-translocating decarboxylase subunit beta, translating into MKILFDFLNTTGFASMTAGNLIMILVGIVFIFLAIKKDYEPLLLVPIGMGAIVGNIPTTPGMALSVYDSGSVLNYLYFGVSQGIYPPLIFLGIGAMTDFSTMLSSPRLVLLGAAAQIGVFMTFLGALALGFTSSEAGAIGIIGGADGPTSIFLASKLAPDLLGPIAIAAYSYMALVPVIQPPIMRLLTTRSERLIRMKPPRKVSTREKMIFPVAAFLICTMIAPGAIVLLGMLFFGNLLKESLVTERLANTARTAMIDTVTVLLGFCVGASTQANTFITSKSLLIFGLGALSFAVATAGGVLFAKFMNLFLTDKINPLIGAAGVSAVPDSARVAQMVGQKEDPHNFLLMHAMAPNVAGVIGSAVAAGVLWAVLS; encoded by the coding sequence ATGAAGATTCTGTTCGACTTCCTGAACACGACCGGGTTCGCGTCGATGACGGCTGGGAATCTGATCATGATCCTGGTCGGGATTGTGTTCATCTTTCTGGCGATCAAGAAGGACTATGAACCGCTGCTGCTGGTACCGATCGGGATGGGAGCCATCGTGGGCAACATTCCCACAACTCCCGGAATGGCGTTAAGCGTTTACGATTCCGGCAGCGTGCTGAATTACCTGTACTTCGGCGTCAGCCAGGGCATCTATCCGCCGCTGATCTTCCTGGGCATCGGCGCGATGACGGATTTTTCGACAATGCTGTCGAGTCCGCGGCTGGTGCTGCTGGGAGCCGCTGCGCAAATCGGCGTGTTTATGACGTTTCTTGGCGCGCTGGCGCTGGGCTTCACGTCCAGCGAAGCCGGTGCCATCGGAATCATCGGGGGAGCCGACGGACCGACATCCATCTTTCTGGCGTCCAAGCTGGCGCCGGATCTGCTTGGCCCGATCGCAATCGCCGCGTACTCGTACATGGCTCTGGTTCCGGTGATTCAGCCGCCCATCATGAGGCTGCTGACAACACGGTCGGAACGGCTGATTCGCATGAAGCCGCCGCGAAAAGTGTCGACTCGCGAGAAAATGATATTCCCCGTTGCCGCGTTTCTGATCTGCACCATGATCGCTCCCGGAGCCATCGTGCTGCTGGGAATGCTGTTCTTCGGCAACCTGCTGAAGGAAAGTCTGGTCACGGAACGCCTGGCCAACACGGCTCGCACGGCGATGATCGATACCGTGACCGTGCTGCTGGGGTTCTGTGTGGGAGCCAGCACTCAGGCAAACACGTTCATCACCAGCAAGTCGCTGCTGATCTTTGGGCTGGGAGCGTTGTCGTTTGCTGTGGCAACGGCGGGCGGGGTGCTGTTTGCGAAGTTCATGAACCTGTTTCTGACGGACAAGATCAATCCTCTGATCGGTGCGGCCGGAGTTTCCGCGGTACCGGATTCCGCCCGAGTCGCTCAAATGGTCGGGCAGAAGGAAGATCCTCACAACTTTCTGCTGATGCACGCCATGGCACCCAACGTCGCGGGAGTCATCGGTTCCGCCGTCGCGGCCGGCGTGCTGTGGGCGGTGTTGTCGTAG
- a CDS encoding OadG family protein, whose product MTITAAVDFSRMISGEGPSIAISGMLIVFAALLLITLFISALPKILLAVGKFLPEAPERHALPDRSESLLPDDALLAAIGFVLHMELQKQAAGNKPTH is encoded by the coding sequence ATGACGATCACTGCAGCCGTCGATTTCTCCCGGATGATTTCCGGTGAAGGCCCGTCGATCGCGATCAGCGGCATGTTGATTGTGTTCGCCGCGCTGCTGCTGATCACATTGTTCATCTCCGCGCTTCCAAAAATCCTGCTGGCCGTCGGCAAGTTCCTTCCCGAAGCCCCCGAACGCCACGCGTTGCCGGACCGATCCGAAAGTCTGCTTCCCGATGACGCCCTGCTGGCAGCGATCGGTTTCGTTCTGCATATGGAGCTTCAGAAACAAGCTGCGGGAAACAAGCCGACTCACTGA
- a CDS encoding LamG domain-containing protein has translation MIRSVCLLVSISAAITAAAEDPSSLRKSLIFRASFDGSADAGIAKGDGRLYTAESIAMKDVRPGIHVSEVSIAADAGRFGDALRFSAKTPQVLFYKVADNGFRPRGDWSGTFSFWMKLSPDDDLPEGYCDPVQITSKTWNDAAFFVDFDRDLPRDFRLGVFSDYKFWNPKDISWDDWPVERRPMIVVRKPPFSRDKWTHVAFTFHDVNSSTGADSTASLYLNGQLQGTLKQPLRFTWEPSGDGQKEAVMMLGINYVGDIDEVALFNHALSSDDVKTLYELPDGL, from the coding sequence ATGATTCGCTCTGTCTGTCTGTTGGTATCGATTTCCGCTGCCATCACGGCCGCGGCCGAAGACCCTTCGTCGCTGAGGAAATCGCTGATTTTTCGTGCATCGTTCGACGGATCGGCGGACGCCGGGATCGCGAAAGGCGACGGTCGCCTGTACACGGCGGAATCGATCGCGATGAAAGACGTGAGGCCGGGAATCCACGTGTCGGAAGTCTCAATCGCAGCCGACGCGGGGCGATTTGGCGACGCGCTTCGGTTTTCCGCGAAGACTCCGCAGGTGCTGTTCTACAAGGTCGCCGACAACGGATTTCGGCCTCGCGGCGACTGGTCCGGCACGTTTTCGTTCTGGATGAAGCTCAGCCCCGACGATGACCTTCCCGAAGGTTATTGCGATCCCGTGCAGATCACGTCAAAGACCTGGAACGATGCGGCATTCTTTGTCGACTTCGACCGCGACCTGCCGCGGGACTTTCGTCTGGGAGTCTTCTCGGATTACAAGTTCTGGAACCCGAAAGACATCTCCTGGGACGACTGGCCTGTTGAACGCCGACCGATGATTGTCGTCAGGAAGCCGCCATTTTCGCGGGATAAATGGACTCACGTGGCCTTCACGTTTCACGACGTGAATTCCTCAACCGGCGCGGATTCGACCGCCAGTCTGTACCTGAACGGACAACTTCAGGGCACTCTGAAGCAGCCGCTGCGGTTTACATGGGAACCTTCAGGCGACGGGCAGAAGGAAGCCGTGATGATGCTGGGAATCAACTACGTCGGCGACATCGACGAAGTGGCGTTGTTCAACCACGCACTCAGCAGCGACGATGTGAAAACGCTGTACGAATTGCCGGACGGCCTGTGA
- a CDS encoding Dabb family protein — MPGTADKTAAAATPDAGVANITPPQPGQVLRHAVFFSFKDESSEEDVQSVVNAFRELPSKIDSIIDFEWGTNNSPEGLDDGFTHCFLLTFKDGAGRAEYLPHEAHKAFGDVLRPHMKDVFVIDYWGTPAEPPVDNALRHAVFLKFNDDAAAEDIAKVEAGFAELPSKIDTIRAFEWGTNNSPEKHDDGFTHAFLVTFGSEGDRAAYLPHADHEAFVEVLKPVMDKVRVLDFFAQK, encoded by the coding sequence ATGCCAGGAACTGCTGACAAGACGGCGGCGGCCGCGACACCCGACGCAGGTGTCGCCAATATCACTCCGCCACAGCCCGGGCAGGTGCTGCGCCATGCGGTGTTCTTCAGTTTCAAGGACGAATCGAGCGAAGAAGATGTCCAAAGTGTCGTCAACGCGTTTCGCGAACTGCCGTCGAAGATTGATTCGATCATCGACTTTGAATGGGGCACCAACAACAGTCCGGAAGGGCTGGACGACGGTTTCACGCACTGCTTCCTGCTGACGTTCAAAGACGGCGCTGGTCGAGCGGAATACCTGCCGCACGAAGCTCACAAAGCATTCGGCGACGTGTTGCGACCTCACATGAAAGACGTATTCGTCATCGACTACTGGGGAACTCCGGCGGAACCGCCGGTAGACAACGCATTGCGCCACGCTGTGTTTCTGAAGTTCAACGACGATGCGGCTGCAGAAGACATCGCAAAGGTCGAAGCCGGCTTTGCCGAACTACCCTCGAAGATCGACACGATCCGGGCCTTCGAATGGGGAACAAACAACAGCCCCGAAAAACACGATGACGGATTCACTCACGCGTTTCTGGTAACATTCGGTTCAGAAGGCGACCGAGCCGCCTACCTGCCGCATGCCGACCACGAAGCATTCGTCGAAGTGCTGAAGCCTGTGATGGACAAGGTGCGCGTGCTGGACTTCTTCGCTCAGAAGTAG
- a CDS encoding protein kinase — protein MKDLSRQIDGVIAEYLRAAETGTPADRRRLLNEHPQLKSGLQSFFDSYDRMDSVVEPDRTALFQPGEHVGRYQLVRTIGEGAFGQVWLGFDTELKRTVAIKVPNAARLRDRGQSEAFLAEARLVAGMEHPGIVPIYDVGRAQNRCVYLVSRYIAGTDLGAAMEHQRLPFDEAARIASTVASALEYAHSRKLVHRDIKPSNILLELSDRTPYVTDFGLAILGSETPEGRRLAGTPAYMSPEQVRCDEAHLDHRSDIFSLGVVLYQMLTGQKPFNGSSAVDVMKAVTETTPPAPRAVDPDIPEWLEAVCLRAIEKNPSRRFATAGEMAAELGHHDRSPKQKDRTPTTVIASAGMFESETAELSSSLSTGHPARNPAGTGTRWKTRPVLIAGVALAAVTGYAFGPMKLFRPDTAADARQDAGTSTADISPAVVDPTNAFQSSDAEHRIAARVLSLGGTVDVTDGIESKEIGRLDEIPAGRIGLTWIMMPKNERVNDELIREFRGLDKLIGVDFFRTAISNRTAAELATWKSLTHVYLHQDRTVNSITDDGILELAKLPKLQQLVISGDDITDAGLAGFAGNRTLEWLDISHTPVTDDGLRSLSDVRFLSTLDIGGTAVTDAGLAHLVSLTHLQTLCVDETRVTGNGLRLFDNHSLKRLQLSGDRIDDATVAHLRQQHPDCILQID, from the coding sequence ATGAAAGACCTCAGCCGACAGATTGATGGTGTGATTGCCGAATACCTGCGGGCCGCCGAAACCGGAACTCCCGCCGATCGTCGGCGGCTGTTGAACGAGCATCCGCAGTTAAAGTCCGGGCTGCAGTCGTTCTTCGATTCCTATGACCGGATGGATTCCGTTGTTGAACCCGATCGGACGGCCCTCTTTCAGCCGGGCGAACATGTCGGGCGCTATCAGCTTGTTCGAACGATCGGGGAAGGAGCCTTCGGGCAGGTGTGGCTGGGCTTCGACACGGAACTGAAGCGAACGGTGGCGATTAAGGTTCCGAACGCCGCCAGGCTTCGCGATCGCGGACAGTCGGAGGCGTTTCTGGCGGAAGCCCGCCTGGTGGCCGGCATGGAGCATCCGGGAATCGTCCCCATCTACGACGTGGGGCGTGCGCAGAATCGCTGCGTCTATCTGGTATCGCGCTACATTGCGGGAACGGATCTGGGTGCGGCGATGGAACATCAGCGGCTGCCGTTCGACGAAGCGGCGAGGATCGCGTCAACGGTGGCTTCGGCGCTGGAGTACGCTCATTCCCGAAAGCTGGTCCATCGTGACATCAAGCCGTCAAACATCCTGCTGGAACTCAGCGACCGCACGCCGTACGTCACGGATTTCGGGCTGGCGATTCTGGGATCGGAGACTCCGGAAGGCCGGAGGCTGGCGGGAACTCCGGCGTACATGAGTCCCGAACAGGTCCGCTGTGACGAAGCGCATCTGGACCATCGCAGCGATATCTTTTCGCTGGGAGTCGTGCTGTACCAGATGCTGACCGGACAGAAGCCGTTCAATGGATCGTCGGCCGTTGACGTGATGAAGGCCGTGACGGAAACAACGCCGCCGGCACCGCGCGCGGTGGATCCGGACATTCCGGAATGGCTGGAGGCGGTCTGCCTGCGTGCGATCGAAAAGAACCCGTCGCGGCGGTTTGCAACGGCCGGCGAAATGGCGGCGGAACTCGGTCATCACGACCGGAGTCCGAAACAGAAGGACCGCACTCCCACAACGGTCATCGCTTCCGCCGGCATGTTCGAATCAGAAACCGCTGAACTCAGCAGTTCCCTTTCAACCGGGCATCCGGCACGCAATCCGGCCGGCACCGGAACTCGCTGGAAGACACGACCGGTGCTGATCGCCGGTGTGGCGCTGGCTGCCGTCACGGGCTACGCCTTCGGGCCGATGAAACTGTTCCGCCCGGATACCGCCGCCGATGCGCGGCAGGACGCCGGTACTTCAACGGCAGACATTTCGCCAGCCGTGGTTGATCCGACGAACGCATTCCAGTCATCCGATGCGGAACATCGAATCGCGGCTCGCGTGCTGTCGCTGGGCGGCACGGTCGACGTCACCGACGGGATTGAATCGAAGGAAATCGGGCGGCTCGATGAAATCCCGGCCGGCAGGATCGGGCTCACCTGGATCATGATGCCGAAGAACGAACGCGTGAACGACGAACTGATCCGCGAGTTCCGAGGGCTCGACAAGCTGATCGGAGTCGACTTCTTCCGCACGGCTATCAGCAACAGGACGGCGGCCGAACTGGCCACGTGGAAATCGCTGACTCACGTCTATCTGCACCAGGACAGAACCGTCAACAGCATCACAGACGACGGCATTCTGGAGCTGGCGAAGCTTCCAAAGTTGCAACAACTTGTCATCAGCGGGGACGACATCACCGACGCCGGACTCGCGGGTTTCGCCGGAAACCGGACTCTGGAATGGCTCGATATCAGTCACACGCCTGTCACCGACGACGGACTTCGCAGTCTGAGCGACGTGCGATTCCTGTCAACGCTCGACATCGGTGGAACCGCCGTGACGGATGCCGGCCTGGCCCACCTTGTCAGTCTCACGCACCTGCAGACGCTTTGTGTTGACGAAACACGGGTCACGGGAAACGGTTTGCGGCTGTTCGACAATCACTCCCTGAAGCGTCTTCAATTGAGCGGTGACCGCATCGACGATGCAACCGTTGCACATCTGCGACAGCAACACCCCGACTGTATTCTGCAGATCGACTGA
- a CDS encoding sigma-70 family RNA polymerase sigma factor, with protein MNSDNGHNPERYRSYLRAIARAGLSREVQGKVDPSDIVQQTLLLAHRAESDFRGTIESERIAWLKKILSNVIARTLRDLRRDRRDIRREQSLEDDLLESWMKLENSLAITVDAPPDAIARQETLLKLCDAVEQLPEAQRMAVELHHFAGLTISQVAEELDRSPTAVAGLLKRGLRTLRSSMGTERSA; from the coding sequence ATGAACTCCGACAATGGCCACAACCCGGAGCGATATCGATCGTACCTTCGCGCGATCGCTCGGGCCGGCCTTTCGCGTGAAGTGCAGGGAAAGGTCGATCCTTCGGACATCGTTCAGCAGACACTGCTGCTGGCTCATCGGGCGGAATCGGACTTTCGCGGAACAATCGAATCCGAACGCATCGCGTGGCTGAAGAAGATTCTGTCCAACGTTATCGCGAGGACGTTGCGGGATCTTCGCCGCGATCGGCGCGATATTCGGCGGGAACAGTCGCTGGAAGACGATCTGCTGGAGTCGTGGATGAAGCTGGAGAACTCCCTGGCCATCACCGTCGACGCACCACCGGACGCCATAGCCCGGCAGGAAACGCTGTTGAAACTGTGCGATGCCGTCGAGCAGCTTCCGGAGGCGCAACGGATGGCTGTTGAGTTGCATCACTTTGCCGGCCTGACAATTTCTCAGGTGGCTGAAGAACTGGACCGTTCTCCCACGGCGGTCGCGGGTTTGTTGAAACGCGGACTCAGGACACTGCGGAGTTCGATGGGAACTGAACGCTCCGCGTAG